From the Solanum pennellii chromosome 4, SPENNV200 genome, one window contains:
- the LOC107016253 gene encoding zinc finger protein 4-like: protein MKMEASSGNDSDITSQVASNIEFSEPVSLDLSLGFNSGTDEFASQDSIGFSVSSTCDESSNELAASQTSGEAVVRRVFTCNFCKRKFYSSQALGGHQNAHKRERTLAKRAMRMGIFSERYGNLAALPLHGSTSRSLGIKAHSSMHHGFPQAMGSLDFRTSARFEYVHHQSPSLYVEDIDEADHLLWPGSFRQVSNADISHRPTISFTGCSNVNSVEWTPSVEKDNLTPDLTLRL, encoded by the coding sequence ATGAAGATGGAAGCATCATCTGGAAATGATTCTGATATAACTAGCCAGGTTGCTTCTAACATTGAGTTTTCTGAACCCGTGTCACTTGACTTGTCTCTCGGGTTTAATTCTGGTACCGATGAATTTGCCAGCCAAGATTCGATAGGATTTTCAGTATCAAGCACGTGTGATGAAAGCAGCAATGAACTTGCAGCATCACAAACTTCAGGGGAAGCAGTAGTTAGAAGAGTTTTCACTTGCAATTTCTGCAAGCGTAAATTCTATAGTTCACAGGCACTGGGCGGTCACCAGAATGCTCATAAACGTGAGAGAACGTTAGCAAAACGAGCTATGAGAATGGGGATCTTTTCAGAAAGATATGGTAATTTGGCTGCTCTGCCATTGCACGGGTCTACTTCCCGGTCCTTGGGAATCAAAGCACATTCCTCAATGCACCACGGATTTCCTCAAGCAATGGGATCACTTGATTTCAGGACGAGCGCCAGATTTGAATATGTACACCATCAGAGTCCGTCTTTATACGTTGAGGATATCGATGAGGCTGATCACTTATTATGGCCTGGCAGTTTTCGTCAAGTAAGTAATGCTGACATCTCTCATCGTCCTACTATTAGTTTTACTGGATGTTCGAATGTGAATTCTGTAGAGTGGACTCCCTCTGTTGAAAAGGACAATTTGACACCAGATCTCACACTGAGGCTTTGA